CACATCGAAATACTGGGCGGCGAACGGTGCGCCAAGACGGCCATAGCCGGTGATGACTTCATCGAAAATCAGCAGAATGCCGTGCTTGGTGCAGATATCGCGCAGCTTTTGCAGATAGCCCTTCGGCGGGATCAGCACGCCGGTCGAGCCTGCGACCGGCTCGACGATGACGGCAGCGACCGTGGAGGCGTCATGCAGGGTGACGATGCGCTCCAGTTCAGCGGCGAGATCGCCGCCATGCTCGGGCTGTCCCTTGGTGAAAGCGTTCTTTTCTGGCAAATGGGTATGGGGCATGTGGTCTACGCCGGTCAAAAGCGTGCCGAACATCTTGCGGTTGGAGACGATGCCACCCACCGAAATGCCGCCGAAATTGACGCCGTGATAGCCGCGCTCGCGGCCGATCAGGCGGAAGCGCGAGCCATTGCCTTTGACCCGGTGATAGGCCAGCGCCACCTTCAGCGCGGTCTCGACCGATTCAGAGCCGGAATTGGTATAAAGCACATGCTCCATGCCGGCAGGAGCGATATCCACCAAGCGGTTGGCCAGCTCGAAGGCCTTGGGATGGCCGAGCTGGAAGGCGGGGGCATAATCCAGTTCGCCCGCCTGCTGACGGATCGCCTCGGTGATCAGCGGGCGGCAATGGCCAGCATTGACGCACCACAGACCCGCCGTGCCATCCAGAACCTGACGGCCATCATGGGTGGTGTAATACATGTCCTTGGCGCCAACGAACAGGCGCGGCTCCTGCTTGTACTGACGGTTGGCGGTAAACGGCATCCAGAAGGCGCGCAGGTCGTTGGGAATAGTGGTGCGATTGGACATGATACTCTCCATGGCCCTTTCCGCGGGCCCTGTCAGTGGTTTCGGGGCCATATCCGGTCGTTCAATCGGCTGCGGGCTCGCGTCTCACACATTGACGGTCATGCCGCAGTGACATGGACATATGGCGCTGTAACTGGCAAATCAGCCGTCCTTCTAGGCCAGCCGCTCCGCATAAATTTACCGCGCGGTCAAAGTAGCAGCCGGCCTTGTGCCGTCAAGCGGCCAGAGGGCGGCTATCCTGAATAATCAGCAAAACCAGTGTTTATCCTGATGCATAATGTCCTCCTCAAACCAGAATGGGAAAAAGAAGGAAATGGAGTTGAAGCGCGCGGACGGCGCAGCGTTTTTCTGCATTTGATAAAACGCAAAACACGGAAGCATCGCGGATTGCACGTTCAGCGGGCAAGGTCGGCGCAAGCTCGCCATGGGTATATGCCAGCATGATCAGATGCAGGATCGAAGGGCAGTTCGACAGCATCGATCGACCGGCGGCCACTGCTGCATGACTCTCTCAATCCCACGGGATTTGAAGTATGCAGGAGCAGGAACAGACGCTTTTTTGAAGAGAGCGGGCTCCGAACTGCATTGGTGGTTCGGGGTCTGTCATCTGCTGGCCGGACAGGCCTGTTTGCGTCATCAGACGAGCGCCAGAATATAGGTCGCCAACGGATTTTGAAAATCTGAAGTTTTATGAAGCAGATTGCCTGTTCAGCTTACTGTCAGGAATAGCCATTAATGCAGATGCGCGCTGGCTGATGTCCTGCTGATCTGTTTCCCGCGGTTCAGTCAGGAAAAGTCTAGGCGGCCGATGTATTTTTAACATCAAGCCGCCTTTTGTTTTAGATTAAGCTGTTATGTCAGCGTTATCATTCAAGCAGCGTTTCTGCTGCTTTCCTGATGGCAGAATATATCCTCGAGCGTGCCGAGCACTTTCATGACGGCATCCGACGTGCTGGAATAATAGATGGTCTGGGCATCGCGGCGGGTCTTGACCAGCTTCTGGGCGCGAAGCTTGGACAGGTGCTGGGACAGCGCTGACTGGCTCAAGCCAACCTGCGAGGCCAAGACGCCAACCGGCACCTCACCTTGAACCAGGCTGCATAGAATCATCAGTCGCTTAGGATTGGCCATAGCCGTGAGGAGGCCGGCAGCCGCATTCGAGTGATCAGACAAGTCATTGGCTTTCATCTCTCAATCTTCCTTTGAAGCGATTGGCCTGCACACATGGCAGGCCCTGGTTGTTGCATCCCACAAGAAACCCTACGCCTTGAGTCTAGCAATATGAGGAGGATTGTATATGCCTAAATTTAAGGTATCGTTTCATCTTAATTAGTTTGGAGTGAAGGGTGTGTGTCCAAAGACACAATTTCACGCTCAAATTCGCAGCGAAACAGCCTTTTACCCCAAAAAAAGTCGATTCCCGACGCATCCAGACCGCAGATTGTGACTTTTCCCTTCGGCTTTTGCCCCTTATGATAAGGGGGATTTTTTATGATTTGCAGAAGTCCATACCCTAAATCTTGTATGGTTTGAGCCTCGGTTTTACCGTCGGCGAACGTAAGCTCTGTTCGAATCAACAAATCCTCTCCATCTAGCAGGAAGGCTTTTCCGAACCCGCCGTTCAATGCGGCGCGCTGCGGTGCCAGCTGAAAAAACAAAAAATCCGGAAAATCGCTATAGAGCTTTGCCTTGGGATGACGGGCCAGAAAGCGGCGGCGCATCGCCTGATGCATGTCGTTATCGGGTTCCACCGGGCTTGCAAGGCATTGAACGGTGAGACGCGGATAGGCGAGGGGATCACCCTTGCCGGGTTCGCCGGCCAGCAGCGATACACGCGG
This region of Agrobacterium vitis genomic DNA includes:
- a CDS encoding omega-aminotransferase AptA, producing MSNRTTIPNDLRAFWMPFTANRQYKQEPRLFVGAKDMYYTTHDGRQVLDGTAGLWCVNAGHCRPLITEAIRQQAGELDYAPAFQLGHPKAFELANRLVDIAPAGMEHVLYTNSGSESVETALKVALAYHRVKGNGSRFRLIGRERGYHGVNFGGISVGGIVSNRKMFGTLLTGVDHMPHTHLPEKNAFTKGQPEHGGDLAAELERIVTLHDASTVAAVIVEPVAGSTGVLIPPKGYLQKLRDICTKHGILLIFDEVITGYGRLGAPFAAQYFDVTPDIIVTAKGLTNGVIPMGAVFVTAEIHDAFMSGPEHMIEFFHGYTYSGNPIASAAALGTLDTYRDEGLLTRASELAPYWEEQLHSLADCPNVIDIRNIGLIGAIELKPIDGEPTKRAFNAFLKAYEDGLLIRTTGDIIALSPPLIISKAEIDQLFDKLRKVLMSNI
- a CDS encoding ArsR/SmtB family transcription factor, which codes for MKANDLSDHSNAAAGLLTAMANPKRLMILCSLVQGEVPVGVLASQVGLSQSALSQHLSKLRAQKLVKTRRDAQTIYYSSTSDAVMKVLGTLEDIFCHQESSRNAA
- a CDS encoding HugZ family pyridoxamine 5'-phosphate oxidase, with product MIDSPSPIRPTDDEARRQARTLLRSATHVPLGVLDPQTGGPFVSRVLMGTMPDGTLTVLVSRLSAHTRAMLADPRVSLLAGEPGKGDPLAYPRLTVQCLASPVEPDNDMHQAMRRRFLARHPKAKLYSDFPDFLFFQLAPQRAALNGGFGKAFLLDGEDLLIRTELTFADGKTEAQTIQDLGYGLLQIIKNPPYHKGQKPKGKVTICGLDASGIDFFWGKRLFRCEFEREIVSLDTHPSLQTN